In a single window of the Montipora capricornis isolate CH-2021 chromosome 11, ASM3666992v2, whole genome shotgun sequence genome:
- the LOC138024782 gene encoding uncharacterized protein, which translates to MTEVVALSLSKQEILNKIAQWISEGSGWTIESINKNYLNVIKYEPMKGSSYIKLPTELRNSAKGLINMKNEDNECFRWCHIRHLNPQDKYPQRIKKSDKQYVDNLNYQGIEFPVTTKQYNKIEKQNEININVFGYEDKQPYPIYVSKEKYEDHLNMLLITENENKHYVLIKDFDKLLYNQKKHKERKHFCMYCLQCFSSERVLTNHKENCIQVNGKQAIKMPTKNDNILKFNNFHKQLQVPFVIYSDFEAITEKVYGWFKPNNDKSYTEAYQRHTDCSFAYKVVCCYDDKYTKPIQLYRGEKAVYKFMEKMLEEVKYCKNIMKKEFNKPLRMTKDDEEKFKKADECHICNKKYTDKDIRLRDHCHISGQYRGSAHQECNLNFQITDKIPVIFHNFRGYDSHFIMQEIGEIVKK; encoded by the coding sequence atgaccgaggttGTAGCTTTATctttatcaaaacaagaaatCTTGAATAAAATAGCTCAATGGATTTCAGAGGGTTCAGGTTGGACTATTGAATCTATCAACAAAAATTATCTTAATGTGATTAAATATGAACCAATGAAAGGATCTTCTTACATAAAACTACCTACAGAACTCAGAAACAGTGCaaagggattgatcaacatgaaaaatgaggataatgaatGCTTTAGGTGGTGCCACATCAGACATTTGAATCCTCAAGACAAATACCCACAgagaataaaaaaatcagaCAAACAATATGTAGACAACTTAAATTATCAAGGCATTGAATTTCCAGTAactaccaaacagtacaacaaaatagaaaagcagaatgaaataaacatcAATGTTTTCGGTTATGAAGATAAACAACCATATCCAAtttatgtttcaaaagaaaagtatgaagacCATTTGAATATGCTTTTAATAAccgaaaatgaaaacaagcactatgTATTAATCAAAGATTTTGACAAACTTTTGTACAATCaaaaaaaacataaagaaaGGAAACATTTCTGCATGTATTGTCTTCAATGCTTCAGCTCTGAAAGAGTATTAACtaatcataaagaaaactgcaTCCAAGTAAATGGCAAACAAGCTAtcaaaatgccaacaaaaaatgacaatatattaaaattcaataatttccataaacagttGCAAGTGCCTTTTGTGATATACAGCGATTTTGAAGCCATAACAGAAAAAGTTTATGGTTGGTTTAAGCCAAACAATGATAAATCATACACAGAGGCTTATCAGAGGCATACAGACTGCTCATTCGCATATAAAGTCGTTTGTTGTTATGATGACAAGTACACAAAACCTATTCAGTTATATAGAGGTGAAAAAGCcgtttacaaatttatggaaaaaatgTTAGAAGAAgttaaatattgtaaaaatattatgaaaaaggaattcaataaaccattgagaatgacaaaagatgatgaagaaaaatttaaaaaagctgATGAGTGTCATatctgcaataaaaaatacactgATAAAGACATTCGTCTTAGAGATCACTGTCATATAAGTGGTCAATACAGAGGTTCCGCCCATCAAGAATGTAATCTTAACTTTCAAATAACTGATAAAATTCCAGtaatatttcataattttagAGGTTATGATTCACATTTCATAATGCAAGAGATTGGTGAAATAGTCAAGaagtaa